ACTGGCCTTTTTTTATATTTACCACTTTTCCTGTTTTGGCCGCTGCCTCCAGCAGATCGGTCTGACGGCTCAGGAAGGCGGGTATCTGCAGCATGTCTACGTATTCCGCTGCAACAGCCGCCTCTTCGTGCGCGTGGATATCGCTGACGGTAGGAATATGAAAACGCTCTTTTACCTGTCGGAGCAATTGAAGGGCCGCTTCATCGCCAATACCGGTAAAGGAAGTGATACTGGTACGGTTGGCCTTCCGGTAGGAAGATTTAAACACATAGGGGATGCCCAGGTTTCTACAGATGCGGGAGACTTTTTCGGCCACTTCCATCACCAGTGGTTCGCTTTCGGCCACACAGGGCCCCGCCAGCAGGAAAAAATGATCCGCATCGTATTGCTGTCCGGCAAAAAGATCCGTTAAGAATTGATTCATAATTGCAAATATAGCCTCTAAGGGAGTGTTCGGCCAAAACCGGTTTTTGTCCTCAATAAAGCCCTTCGGTCGTTGCACAATTAAATTTGCACAAAAAAAATAAGATTTCAATCGATTGCGCAGGAATTGCATCCTGAAGGATCTGCCAGTATATTTGCATTTTTAAATATTGCGGCATGACAAAAGAAAAGATCCTGGTGATTGGCGCCTCCGGTCAGATCGGTGTGGAACTGACCCTGGCTTTAAGGGAAATTTACGGAAACAATAATGTGGTGGCTTCGGATCTGAGAGAGGAAAATCCGCTGCTGAAAGGTTCCGGTCCTTACGTTAGCCTGGATGTGATGAATAAGGAAATGCTGCATGTGCAGGTGATCCGGCAGAATATTACACAAATCTATCTCCTGGCAGCCATTTTATCCGCCACCGGCGAAAAGAACCCCGGACTGGCCTGGCACCTGAATATGCAGGGGCTGTTAAACGTGCTGGATATTGCCCGCGAAGAGCATATCAGTAAAGTATACTGGCCCTCATCGATTGCCGTATTTGGTCCTACATCACCCAAGCAAAACTGTCCGCAGCAAACCATTATTGAGCCCACAACGGTTTATGGTATCAGCAAATATGCCGGCGAGTTCTGGTGTAATTATTACAATATGAAATACGGGGTGGATGTGCGAAGCATCCGGTATCCCGGTCTGATCTCTTATAAATCGGCCCCGGGAGGTGGCACTACCGATTACGCCGTTGAAATTTTTCATGAAGCACTGGAGGAAAAAAAATATACCAGCTTCTTAACTGAAGATACTTACCTGCCGATGATGTATATGCCGGACGCGATCCGGGCAACCATCGAATTGATGGAGGCACCGGCCGACCGGATTTCTATCCGTACTTCCTACAATGTAGCCGGTATCAGCTTTTCTCCAAAAGAGATTGGCGCAGAAATCAAAAAGCATATCCCGGAGTTTGAAATGACCTATGCACCCGATTACCGCCAGGAAATAGCCAACAGCTGGCCCCAAAGCATCGATGATACCGTTGCCCGCAACGACTGGGGATGGAAACATGAATACAGTCTGGCCACCATGACGGAAGATATGCTGAAAAACCTGCCGGAAGCGGAAGCGTTTAAAGGATGAGATTTTAAATCTTAAGTTCTGAATTCCAATCTCAACACTCCAATCTCAAATCTCTGTTCCCGTTGATCTGTGCAAGGTCATTTTCCGGAACCATGAATCCTGAAACGGCGTATCATTGCTGCCACCAGAGTCGGGTGCCCTTGGTATCGCCGCCGATGGCTTTTGCGGCAGCCTCCTTGTTGGCCTTATTGGTATTGTCTTCCCCGGTAGGATAGGTGATCCGGTTGGGAACCATTTTGACGGTAGGATCCAGTGAACCCGCTACGGGTGCTATAAACAAGGGATTCCCGTTGGTTTTTGTAAAGTTCAACCGAACGCGCTCATGCCAGGCTTGCATGCCCTGCATATAAAAAGCGATCCATTTTTGCGTGCCGATGCAGTTTTTCCAGTTGGAGGCGCTGTAGGGAACGGAGCGGATATAGGTGGCGGTTTCACCTGCCGGCACGCCCCAGAACTCCATATTCAGGCGGATGCCGTTCTCATAAAAGGTTGGTGCATTGCCCCCGGTTTGCAGGCCCCGTGCGGCTGCTTCTGCCAGGAGGAACTGAGCCTCTGCAGCTGTAAAAAGGATGCCGGGAAAATCTGGCGCGTACACTTTCGATGAGGGCAGGGAATACACCAGTGCGTCTGATGCGTTGTTTTCGCCCGAACCGTAGGGCGATCCTTTATACACACCGTTTACGGTTCTTGCGAAAAGCGGCAGCCGGGGGTCCTTTAGTTCCACCAGGTAGTCGATCAGTGTTTTGCTGACTACAAACTGTACCGGGTCGCGGTCGAGATTATTAAACGGAAACGCATCGGCAGCATTCTTTGTATAAGGAAACAGGGCATTGTCTGCATTCGTAAGCATCACGCCGCGCTGTATGGCCGCTTCGATAGCGGTTTTAGCCTCGGCCGGCTTTGCCGCGCTCATACGCATGGCGATGCGAAGGACCAGAGAATTCGCAAGTTTTTTCCATTTGGACACATCGCCGTTGTACAGCACATCACCGGATGTAAATGAAGGTGCTGCTGTATTAAGCTGGGCTTCAAAGTGCTTCAGTTTGGCCAGCAGATCCGTATAGATGCTAGCAGCATCATCATATGCGGGAAGGGGCGCTTCCGAAACCGCCTGTGTGTAGGGAATATTTCCAAAAGCATCTGTAAGCATATGATAGATCCATACCTGCAGGATGCCGGCAATGGCATTTTGATTTTGAGCCGCGGCCGGTTCAGCGGGTTCCTGGTTGACCTTCTCAATTTCTTTTAATGCCGGAAGGGCCACTGAATAGAGGGTCCATAAATTGGTAGATCCACCATCGGATGAACTGTACCGGCTGTCGGCCTTGTTGTCGGTACCACACCAGTACTGAGCATAATGCATACCTACCCGGTTATTGGTGATGGTATTGTACAGGATGTCTGTAGCTTTCTTTTCGGCAAACAGCAGCAATTGGGCGGGTGAGGCGGTGGAAGGTTTGGTAGGATCCGTATTCAATGTGTCAAACTTGCTGCAGGACCAAACAACCACGGAAAGAAGCACGGGAGTCAATAACTTTAAACGCATAGTGCAAATGATTAAAATCCGATATTTAAATTCAAACCAAAGGAACGTACAGAGGGAAGCGCCCCGCCTTCCAGCCCCTGGATATTTCCGGAACCATTGGCAATATTGGAAGGATCTACATTGGGAGCATTGGATTTGATCAGCCAGAGATTACGGCCGTAAAGCGACAGGGTGATATTACTGGAATTGATTTTCTCTGCCCACCTGTCCGGCAGTTTATATCCAAGCGTAACCTCCCTCAGGTAAATATAGCTGGCGTCATATACATTGGCGCTGTGTACATTGTTATTGCGCCCAAAGTTATTCTGGAAATAATCCTTTGCTGGTACGTTTACCGTATAGGGCGTAAAACTGCCATCTTCGTTTTGCAATACACCCGATACATCAATGCCTTTCTCCCGGATACCATTTTCTACGGTTTCTTCCAGCAGCCCGGAATATTTGCCATACATATTGGTATAAGAGAAGAACCTGCCGCCCTTACTGAAGTCAATAAGCGCTCTTAAGGAAACGTTCTTATAGGAAAAGGAATTGGAAACGCCGCCTACAAAATCGGGATATACGCTCCCCAACGGAACACTGGAACCGGTTAACCGGTAGGTGCCCGCCGAGTCAATGATCTTGCGGCCCTGGTTATCGTAGGCATAATCGAACCCGTACAACATGCCCAGGGGCTGTCCTTTTACAGCTACCAGGGAAACGGCAGGTGTAAGCCGCCGCTCGGCCCCGATCACGACCCGGTCCGTAATTTCTGTTCCGTTCTGCGCCAGGTCCAGTACTTTGTTTTTGTTTTTTGAAAAGTTTACGGCAATGTTCCAGGTAAAACCGCCCTTTGTCTGTAAGGGCGTCCCTTCCACACGTAGTTCGATCCCTTTGTTATTGATCTTTCCCAGATTGATTATTGAATACCCGAAACCAGTGGTGGGCGATACGGGTATCGACAGGATCTGGTTCCGGGTGGTGCGGTCGTAATAAGTAAAATCGACCCCCAACCGGTTATTCAGCATTTTGAGCTCGATACCGGCTTCTGCTTCCGTACTTTTTTCCGGAAGCAGGTTGGGGTTCCGTTTGGTGGGGTCCACGCCAATCATCGACTGGCCGTTAAACTGAACAGGGGCCTGGTATACGGTAAATAGCGCGTAGGGATCAGTATCATTGCCCACCTGGGCAACCCCGGCCCGGAACTTACCAAAGTTCAGCCATGGTGCATTCCGGATCCAGTCTGAAAAAATAAAGGATGCCGAAGCTGAAGGATAAAAGTACGGGCGCGGGCGGGAACCGGAGAGTAAGGCCGAAGACCAGTCATTGCGCCCGGTTAATTCCAGGAAGATGCTGTTATTATACCCGATGGTGGCTGTTCCAAACAGGGAATTGATCTGCTTGCGCGGATAGGCATCTGAAGTAATAATGGGACCTACGCTATTGGACAGGGTATACACGCCGGCAGCTGCAAGCCCGGATTGGGTGGCCCCGGTAAAGAGCTTGGTCTCCTGCCGCATAATATTGCCGCCTACGGTTACATCCAGGTTCAGCCTGGTGCCCAGGTCTTTTTTGGCATTTGCCGTGGCGAGGTAATTCATCTCCCGGAAATCAATGGTATTGCGGAGATAAGACCCCGGCTGGTAGCCCTTTGCTGTACGCTCTTCCTGGAGTGTGTTAAAAGCATCCATAAAAACCTTGGTGCTGAACGTAAGCCAGTCGAGTGCTTTATAATCCAGCCCGATGGAACCAAATACCCGGCTCCGGCGATCGCTTTCGTATTCCTCGTACCGGGTCCAGTAAGGGTTATTGGCAAAGGCAACCGAGGGATCACTGAAAGACCGCCGGTTCCAGGTAATCTGGCTGCCGTCGGCATATTTATAATGCTTCATGCGTTCCATATCCCATTGCCGCTGCCCGTATTCGCTGAACAGCAGCATCATGTTCTGACCCGTGAAACCGGTTCCGGGACGGCCTTTAGCCTCTGTATAAGCATAGCGGACGCCCGCATTTGCGATTAACTTTTCGGATATCTTATAGGTTCCGTTGATGCCGGCATTGGTGCGCGACAGCTTCGAATTGGGTAGCACAAACCGCTGACGGGTATCTGCCAGCGAAATGCGGATGGAGCCCCGGTCGTTACTACCGCCCATGCTGATGCTGTTGGTGATGGTAAGACCGGGTTTAAAAAAATCACGGACATTATCCGGCTGTGGCGCCCAGGGAGCGGTGCGACCAAAATCAGGGTTGCCTTTCGCTTTATCAAACGACCAGTAATGCCGTACCGGGCGGCCGTCCAGTGCCGGCCCCCAGGATTCATCCACCGAAAATTCCGGGTAAAGGTCGTACCCGCCCTGTACCGGATCCTGGTAGGCAGGGGCTGAGCTGTTTAAGAATTGTTCCGGGTTCTTGTTATAGAACAGGGTATCAAAACTGCCCTTGCTTCCGCCGCCATACTGGTTCTGATAGTTGGGTAATATATAAACGCGGTCGCTTTGAATATTCAGGCTGTAGTTGACACCAAATTTTTTATGATCGCTTTTTTTAGTGGTGATCAGTACTACACCATTCTGACCACGGCTGCCATACAATGCTGTTGCAGCAGCGCCTTTTAATACCGATATCTGGTCGATATCGTCGGGGTTTACGTCCTGTACCGGGTTCCCGTAGTCGAAGCCGCCGCCCCCGATCTGCTGGCTGTAGGAGTTGGTATTGAGGTTGCTGAAAGGAATGCCGTCTACAATAAATAAAGCATTGTTATCGCCCTGTATGGATTTGGGCCCCCGGATATTCACCTTGCTGGAGCCGCCCATGGAGCCACTGTTGGTGGTAATGTTAACACCGGCCACCCGCCCGGAAAGACTGTTCACAAAATTCATTTCCTTGGCCGTCTGGATTTCAGAACCTTTCACCTCTGAGACCGCATAGCCCACCGACCGGCTTTTTTTGGAGATGCCCATGGCCGTTACCGTTACCTGTTCCAGTTCTTCTGAAGATCTTTTGCCGCCCAAACGCACGGACAGCGGTTTTCCGGGGTCGGTTAACGTTACTTGAAGGTCGGGATTACCTACATTGGAGAACACCACTTTAACGCCTTGCCGGTAGGGGATGGAAAAACTGCCGTCTTCGCCGGCGGTATAGATTTTTCCATCGGGGTAGGTGATACTGGCATTGGCAAGGGGCTGACCGCTGGTGTTGGTTACCCGTCCTTTTATAAATACGGTATCACCTGCCGCTGCGGTGCCTGTTACGGGAATAGTATCTGCCGCAGCAGTGGTTACTTCAGTGATCGTATCCTTCAGGCTCCCGGACTGGCTGCTCCATCGTCCCGCCTGGATCCGGGAACCTTCAATGCGGATCAGTACGCTGTCGTAACCTGGAACGGCAATGGTATAGGGCTGCGGAAACAGGGCGTTTTCAATCCGCAAAGAATCACCCTTTTTGGCCTTTATTGAAAACCGTCCATCGGCATCTGATTGTACGGAATCCCCGGAAGCAATGAGCCTGAGCATTGTGTTTGGAAGGCCCAGTCCCGACCGGCCAATGATCTTGCCATGGATGCCGGAAACTGTTTGTGCCTGCAAATGAACCGTTGTGTTTACTAAAATGAAGGTGATGAATAGCCATACAGGTTTGCAAAACATAATCGAATTTCAGGTTTAGTAGCGTAATAGATCAGGTCCGGGTTAGAGAACGGATCCTGACGGAGGTTATTCTTTGTTTAACGTACCGTTACCCGAAAGATTGTCTGCTCAATCGTTAAAGTTGGCTTAATTTGAGGGAGAAAGAATCGAGATTTGAGATTTGAGAATCAGGAACGGGCGTTCAGCGTTTGGCGTTTAGCGTTCAGAGACACGGAATTCAGATTTCCCGATTTTGCATTTCAGTGTTGAGCATAAGACCGGAATGATGAATCCCCGTATGCCCCACGCTTGCATCTGGGCCCCAATCCCGGACCTCGATTCTGATTCTCAAATCTCAATTCTCGAATCTCTCTCTACTACCTCCCATAAAAAAACGGTCACTTCTAAAAGTAACCGCTCTCATTAATTGTAAATAAAATCAAACTATGCTACGGCCTTTTTCACAAGGTCTGCTGCTTCACTCAACAAGATGGCGGATTGTACCTTCAGTCCGCTCTCATCAATGAGCTTTTTTGCTTCTTCTGCATTGGTGCCTTGTAAACGCACAATGATCGGAATGTTAATATTTCCCAGGTTCTTGTAGGCATCGATAACGCCGGCAGCCACACGGTCGCAACGCACAATGCCTCCAAAAATATTGATCAGGATCGCTTTTACCGCGGGGTCTTTCATAATGATTTTAAAACCGGCTTCTACGGTTTGGGCATTTGCGGTACCGCCCACATCCAGGAAGTTGGCGGGCTCACCACCGCTCAGTTTGATCATATCCATAGTGGCCATGGCCAAACCGGCGCCGTTTACCATGCAACCTACGTTGCCATCCAGTTTTACGAAGTTCAGGTTGTATTTTCCGGCTTCAACTTCTGTGGGATCTTCTTCGGTGATATCTCTCAGCGAAGCCAGGTCTGCATGACGCATCATGGCATTATCATCCAGGTTCATCTTACAATCAACAGCGATGATTTTATCATCGGCGGCTTTAAACAGCGGATTGATCTCCAGCATGCTGCAATCCAGTCCAACGTATGCGTCGTACAGGTTGGTTACAAACTTTACACAGTTTTTAAAAGCAGCACCGGTCAGCCCCAGGTTAAAGGCAATTTTGCGTGCCTGGAATCCCAGTAAACGGCCGGAGGGATGTACCCATTCTTTAAAGA
The sequence above is a segment of the Niabella agricola genome. Coding sequences within it:
- the sucC gene encoding ADP-forming succinate--CoA ligase subunit beta, translated to MKWVLTTSSFRHEDGGAYYHTIIHKQKNYLQMNLHEYQAKELLKKYNVPVQEGYACSSVQEAEEAYRKIKTDTGSKFAVVKAQIHAGGRGKGTIKETGINGVKVAKSLEDVEEYAKGILGGTLVTVQTGPAGKVVNKIFVGQDMYYDGPSERQEFYLSILLDRSKGQNVIMYSTEGGMSIEDVAHETPEKIFKEWVHPSGRLLGFQARKIAFNLGLTGAAFKNCVKFVTNLYDAYVGLDCSMLEINPLFKAADDKIIAVDCKMNLDDNAMMRHADLASLRDITEEDPTEVEAGKYNLNFVKLDGNVGCMVNGAGLAMATMDMIKLSGGEPANFLDVGGTANAQTVEAGFKIIMKDPAVKAILINIFGGIVRCDRVAAGVIDAYKNLGNINIPIIVRLQGTNAEEAKKLIDESGLKVQSAILLSEAADLVKKAVA
- the kdsA gene encoding 3-deoxy-8-phosphooctulonate synthase — its product is MNQFLTDLFAGQQYDADHFFLLAGPCVAESEPLVMEVAEKVSRICRNLGIPYVFKSSYRKANRTSITSFTGIGDEAALQLLRQVKERFHIPTVSDIHAHEEAAVAAEYVDMLQIPAFLSRQTDLLEAAAKTGKVVNIKKGQFLSGPSMKFAVDKVTHAGNEKVILTERGNTFGYQDLVVDFRNIPWMKEHQVPVAMDCTHSLQQPNQTSGVTGGNPELIGTIAKAAIATGADGLFIETHPNPAVAKSDGANMLKLDYLEPLLEQLIRIRKAVLST
- a CDS encoding SusC/RagA family TonB-linked outer membrane protein, which produces MFCKPVWLFITFILVNTTVHLQAQTVSGIHGKIIGRSGLGLPNTMLRLIASGDSVQSDADGRFSIKAKKGDSLRIENALFPQPYTIAVPGYDSVLIRIEGSRIQAGRWSSQSGSLKDTITEVTTAAADTIPVTGTAAAGDTVFIKGRVTNTSGQPLANASITYPDGKIYTAGEDGSFSIPYRQGVKVVFSNVGNPDLQVTLTDPGKPLSVRLGGKRSSEELEQVTVTAMGISKKSRSVGYAVSEVKGSEIQTAKEMNFVNSLSGRVAGVNITTNSGSMGGSSKVNIRGPKSIQGDNNALFIVDGIPFSNLNTNSYSQQIGGGGFDYGNPVQDVNPDDIDQISVLKGAAATALYGSRGQNGVVLITTKKSDHKKFGVNYSLNIQSDRVYILPNYQNQYGGGSKGSFDTLFYNKNPEQFLNSSAPAYQDPVQGGYDLYPEFSVDESWGPALDGRPVRHYWSFDKAKGNPDFGRTAPWAPQPDNVRDFFKPGLTITNSISMGGSNDRGSIRISLADTRQRFVLPNSKLSRTNAGINGTYKISEKLIANAGVRYAYTEAKGRPGTGFTGQNMMLLFSEYGQRQWDMERMKHYKYADGSQITWNRRSFSDPSVAFANNPYWTRYEEYESDRRSRVFGSIGLDYKALDWLTFSTKVFMDAFNTLQEERTAKGYQPGSYLRNTIDFREMNYLATANAKKDLGTRLNLDVTVGGNIMRQETKLFTGATQSGLAAAGVYTLSNSVGPIITSDAYPRKQINSLFGTATIGYNNSIFLELTGRNDWSSALLSGSRPRPYFYPSASASFIFSDWIRNAPWLNFGKFRAGVAQVGNDTDPYALFTVYQAPVQFNGQSMIGVDPTKRNPNLLPEKSTEAEAGIELKMLNNRLGVDFTYYDRTTRNQILSIPVSPTTGFGYSIINLGKINNKGIELRVEGTPLQTKGGFTWNIAVNFSKNKNKVLDLAQNGTEITDRVVIGAERRLTPAVSLVAVKGQPLGMLYGFDYAYDNQGRKIIDSAGTYRLTGSSVPLGSVYPDFVGGVSNSFSYKNVSLRALIDFSKGGRFFSYTNMYGKYSGLLEETVENGIREKGIDVSGVLQNEDGSFTPYTVNVPAKDYFQNNFGRNNNVHSANVYDASYIYLREVTLGYKLPDRWAEKINSSNITLSLYGRNLWLIKSNAPNVDPSNIANGSGNIQGLEGGALPSVRSFGLNLNIGF
- a CDS encoding SusD/RagB family nutrient-binding outer membrane lipoprotein — protein: MRLKLLTPVLLSVVVWSCSKFDTLNTDPTKPSTASPAQLLLFAEKKATDILYNTITNNRVGMHYAQYWCGTDNKADSRYSSSDGGSTNLWTLYSVALPALKEIEKVNQEPAEPAAAQNQNAIAGILQVWIYHMLTDAFGNIPYTQAVSEAPLPAYDDAASIYTDLLAKLKHFEAQLNTAAPSFTSGDVLYNGDVSKWKKLANSLVLRIAMRMSAAKPAEAKTAIEAAIQRGVMLTNADNALFPYTKNAADAFPFNNLDRDPVQFVVSKTLIDYLVELKDPRLPLFARTVNGVYKGSPYGSGENNASDALVYSLPSSKVYAPDFPGILFTAAEAQFLLAEAAARGLQTGGNAPTFYENGIRLNMEFWGVPAGETATYIRSVPYSASNWKNCIGTQKWIAFYMQGMQAWHERVRLNFTKTNGNPLFIAPVAGSLDPTVKMVPNRITYPTGEDNTNKANKEAAAKAIGGDTKGTRLWWQQ
- a CDS encoding NAD-dependent epimerase/dehydratase family protein, producing MTKEKILVIGASGQIGVELTLALREIYGNNNVVASDLREENPLLKGSGPYVSLDVMNKEMLHVQVIRQNITQIYLLAAILSATGEKNPGLAWHLNMQGLLNVLDIAREEHISKVYWPSSIAVFGPTSPKQNCPQQTIIEPTTVYGISKYAGEFWCNYYNMKYGVDVRSIRYPGLISYKSAPGGGTTDYAVEIFHEALEEKKYTSFLTEDTYLPMMYMPDAIRATIELMEAPADRISIRTSYNVAGISFSPKEIGAEIKKHIPEFEMTYAPDYRQEIANSWPQSIDDTVARNDWGWKHEYSLATMTEDMLKNLPEAEAFKG